DNA from Rhinoderma darwinii isolate aRhiDar2 chromosome 6, aRhiDar2.hap1, whole genome shotgun sequence:
acagaggacactgtgacattatctacagaggacactgtgacattatctacagaggacagtgtgacattatctacagagggcactgcggcattatctacagaggacagtgtgatattatctacagaggacactgtgacattatctacagaggacagtgtgacattatctacagagggcactgtggcagcatatacagaggacactgtgacattatctacagaggacactgtgacattatctacagagggcactgtggtagtatctacagaggacagtgtgacattatctacagaggacagtgtgatattatctacagagggcactgtggcagcatctacagaggacagtgtgacattatctacagaggacactgacattatctacagaggacagtgtgacattttctacagaggacactgtgacattatctacagaggacactgacattatctacagaggacactgtgacattatctacagaggacagtgtgacattatctacagaggacactgtgacattatctacagaggacagtgtgacattatctacagaggacagtgtgacattatctacagaggacagtgtgacattatctacagaggacagtgtgatattatctacagaggacactgtgaaattatctacagaggacactgtgacattatctacagagggcactgtggtagtatctacagaggacagtgtggcagcatctacagagagcactgtggcagcatctacagaggacagtgtgatattatctacagaggaagtgtggcagcatctacagaggacactgtggtagtatctacagaggacagtatgatattatctacagagggcactgtggcagcatctacagaggacactgtgacattatctacagaggaagtgtggcagcatctacagaggacactgtggtagtatctacagagggcactgtggcagcatctacagaggacactgtggcagtatctacagagggcactgtggcagcatctacagaggacactgtggcagcatctacagagggcactgtggcagtatctacagaggacactgtggcagcatctacagaggacactgagacattatctacagaggacagtgtgacattatctacagaggacactgacattatctacagaggacagtgtgatattatctacagaggacactgtgacattatctacagaggacactgtgacattatctacagaggacagtgtgacattatctacagagggcactgcggcattatctacagaggacagtgtgatattatctacagaggacactgtgacattatctacagaggacagtgtgacattatctacagaggacactgtgacattatctacagaggacactgtgacattatctacagagggcactgtggtagtatctacagaggacagtgtgacattatctacagaggacagtgtgatattatctacagagggcactgtggcagcatctacagaggacagtgtgacattatctacagaggacactgacattatctacagaggacagtgtgacattttctacagaggacactgtgacattatctacagaggacactgtgacattatctacagaggacagtgtgacattatctacagaggacagtgtgacattatctacagaggacagtgtgatattatctacagaggacactgtgaaattatctacagaggacactgtgacattatctacagagggcactgtggtagtatctacagaggacagtgtggcagcatctacagaggacactgtgacattatctacagagggcactgtggtagtatctacagaggacagtgtgacattatctacagaggacagtgtgatattatctacagaggacactgtgaaattatctacagaggacactgtgacattatctacagagggcactgtggcagtatctacagaggacactgtggcagcatctacagaggacagtgtgatattatctacagagggcactgtggcagtatctacagagggcactgtggcagcatctacagagggcactgtggcagcatctacagaggacactgtggcagcatctacagaggacagtgtgatattatctacagaggccactgtggcagtatttacagagggcactgtggcagcatctacagagagcactgtggcagcatctacagagggcactgtggcagcatctacagaggacactgtggcattatctacagaggacagtgtgatattatctacagaggacactgtggcagcatctacagaggacactgtggcagtatctacagagagcactgtggcagtatctacagaggacagtgtgatattatctacagaggacactgtggcagcatctacagaggacactgtggcagcatctacagaggacagtgtgatattatctacagagggcactgtggcagcatctacagagggcactgtggcagtatctacagagagcactgtggcagcatctacagagggcactgtgacattatctacagagggcactgtggtattatctacagaggacagtgtgatattatctacagaggacagtgtgatattatctacagagggcactgtggcagcatctacagagggcactgtggcagcatctacagagggcactgtggcataatctgcagaggacagtgtgatattatctacagaaggcactgtggcagtatctgcagaggacactgtgacatcatctacagaggacagtgtgatattatctacagagggcactgtggcagcatatacagaggacagtgtgatattatctacagggggcactgtggcttcatctacagagggcactgtggcagcatctacagagggcactgtggcagcatctacagagggcactgtggcagcatctacagaggacactgtggcagcatctacagaggacagtgtgatattatctacagaggacactgtggcagcatctacagaggacactgtggcagcatctacagaggacagtgtgatattatctacagaggacactgtggcaacatctacagaggacactgtggcagcatctacagaggacagtatgatattatctacagagagcactgtggcagtatctacagaggacactgtggcagcatctacagagggcactgtggcactatctaaaaagttgctgcccaatcttgacatgtgtgtctgccaaacgctgccaactgagccgccggactgcatttagcgacacttaaactggaaaactggattgttgaaataagcacgtggtgaaatatctcaaattttaaacctagcgctattattatagtaatgtagtgttatagtaatgtagtgttatagtaatgtagtgttatagtaatgtagtgttatagtaatgtagtgttatagtaatgtagtgttatagtaatgtagtgttatagtaatgtgtgttatagtaatgtagtattatagtaatgtagtgttatagtaatgtagtattatagtaatgtagtgttatagtaatgtagtgttatagtagtgtagtgttatagtaatgtagtgttatagtaatgtagtgttatagtaatgtagtgttatagtaatgtagtgttatagtaatgtagtgttatagtaatgtagtgtatagtaatgtagtattatagtaatgtagtgttatagtaatgtagtgttatagtaatgtagtgttatagtaatgtagtgttatagtaatgtagtgttatagtaatgtagtgttatagtagtgtagtgttatagtaatgtagtgttatagtaatgtagtattatagtaatgtagcgttatagtaatgtagtgttatagtaatgtagtgttatagtaatgtagtgttatagtaatgtagtattatagtaatgtagtgttataNNNNNNNNNNNNNNNNNNNNNNNNNNNNNNNNNNNNNNNNNNNNNNNNNNNNNNNNNNNNNNNNNNNNNNNNNNNNNNNNNNNNNNNNNNNNNNNNNNNNNNNNNNNNNNNNNNNNNNNNNNNNNNNNNNNNNNNNNNNNNNNNNNNNNNNNNNNNNNNNNNNNNNNNNNNNNNNNNNNNNNNNNNNNNNNNNNNNNNNNtagtgttatagtaatgtagtgttatagtaatgtagtgttatagtaatgtagtgttatagtaatgtagtgttatagtaatgtagtgttatagtaatgcagtgttatagtaatgtagtgttatagtaatgtagtgttatagtaatgtagtgttatagtaatgtagtattatagtaatgtagtattatagtaatgtagtgttattatagtaatgtagtgttatagtaatgtagtgttatagtaatgtagtgttatagtaatgtagtgttatagtaatgtagtgttatagtaatgtagtgttatagtaatgtagtgttatagtaatatagtgttatagtaatgtagtgttatagtaatgtagtgttatagtaatgtagtattatagtaatgtagtgttatagtaatgtagtgttatagtaatgtagtgttatagtaatgtagtgttatagtaatgtagtattatagtaatgtagtgttatagtaatgtagtgttatagtaatgtagtgttatagtaatgtagtgttatagtaatgtagtgttatagtaatgtagtgttatagtaatgtagtattatagtaatgtagtgttatagtaatgtagtgttatagtaatgtagtgttatagtaatgtagtgttatagtaatgtagtgttatagtaatgtagtgtatagtaatgtagtgttatagtaatgtagtgttatagtaatgtagtgttatagtaatgtagtattatagtaatgtagtgttatagtaatgtagtgttatagtaatgtagtgttatagtaatgtagtattatagtaatgtagtgttatagtaatgtagtattatagtaatgtagtattatagtaatgtagtgttattatagtaatgtagtgttatagtaatgtagtattatagtaatgtagtgttatagtaatgtggtatagtaatgtagtattatagtaatgtagtgttatagtaatgtagtgttatagtaatgtagtgttatagtaatgtagtgttatagtaatgtagtgttatagtaatgtagtattatagtaatgtagtgttatagtaatgtagtgttatagtaatgtagtattatagtaatgtagtgttatagtaatgtagtgttatagtaatgtagtgttatagtaatgtagtgttatagtaatgtagtgttatagtaatgtagtgttatagtaatatattgttatagtagttcaaataacttatTGAAtaccaataattttgtaatgtatcaaatttgaaagtaatgtggccgtcaacttcaaattttttctatatgtggcccacttacccggccgagtttgggaCCCCTGATCTACAGGGTGGTACTCactttaagggcatgcccacacgtggcggatttcctctgcaactgcccgcatcaatgccgcatagaatctgcgttgcagattctgctgcggatatgcccaaaatgtgcagaaaattgatgcggactagctgctgcggactgcggtaaaagtgcttcccttctctctatcagtgcaggatagagagaagggacagcactttccctagtgaaagtaaacaaatttcatacttaccggccgttgtcttggtgacgcgtccctctttcggcatccagcccgacctccctggatgacgcggcagtccatgtgaccgctgcagtctgtgattggcctgtgattggctgcagcctgtgcttggcctgtgattggctgcagccgtcacttacactgaaacgtcatcctgggaagccggactggagacagaagcagggagttctcggtaagtatgaacttctatttttttacaggttgctgtatattgggatcggtagtcactgtcccgggtgcagaaacagttactgccgatcgcttaactctttcagcaccctggacagtgactatttacagacgtctcctagcaacgctcccgtcattccgggagccccattgacttcctcattctggctgtagacctagaaatacataggtccagccagaatgaagaaatgtcatgtcaaaaaagcaagacgcatccgcagcacacataacatgtgcatgacagctgcggacttcattgcggaatttagaatctccattgaagtcaatggagaacttccgccatgagtccgcaaccagtccgccattggtccgcaacatccattgtatgctgcggacaccaaattccgcaccgcagcctattcttcgcagcggaattttcagcctcgtctaaacgaagcctactaaaaagaagtggaagtcaatggagaaacggctccgctgcggattaacgctgcagagtgtccgcagcggaattcaagagcaattccgccacgtgtggctttgccctaagggCCATTTTGGCAGATAAGCCTCAGATTTCTGCTGCAGATCCACGGGTCAGAAATCCAACCAGTATGAATATAGCGTTACTGTTGGTACTCAGCTCGGACCATCACCTGAGGGCAGTCCTACGTAAATGAACCTTCGCTAAAAATAGTTGAGTACCCCTGGTATATAGAATAGATATTCAGAGTAATAATGGACTGTAGGACCTCACAAACGGTTTAACCACACTGAAAACCCCTTCCTAGATGACAGAGTAAGGGAAGAGCCGATGGACAAGATTTACAAAATGATTCGCTGTCATCCGCGGATAGATAACTGGAGAAGACAACAAATACacggcgcacatagtgcatcatccCAAAGGATTTTGGAGGGGTGGTGCTGGGGGTGATCAAGTTGCGCTCACCTGGGGGTGTTGTGCTGGGAACACAATGTCCTGATGCACCTATATGATATAGGGTACTGCAGCCCGGGGTTCATACGGAGATCCATAGGGGTTCCGTTGGCAATATGTTAAGAGGCAAAGGATAAAGTAGATTCCCCTTATTGGCGCTGTTCCTCTTTAGATAATTCTCTTTATCTTTTGCCTCTTAACATCCGTGTATAGGATACATATCAAAGAGGGACAGCGGGCACcactaaaaatatatattgattaGAGTGCCAGTCAATGTGTACGCTGAAAACaatgaaaacaaacaaaaacacgaATAATAGCAAATAAAATCTCCATCATAACATCAAAGAATACAAAAAGCACAGACaacaattaaaaaacaaacaaaatgcaCAAACATGTGCAGGACCCACGTCCCAGCCCCCGCCCTTGGGCTGAAGGACAAACCACACATGGAAAAAATATGTTTCAAACCATAGGTCACAGAAAAGTATATAATATATGGGAGTgcctacaatatatacataaaagCCTAGCGGATGGAAATAACAATGCGATATCAAAGAGTCTGATGATAAAAATGTAGATCTaacaatgacaatcacaatgaCTGCATGACGTGGATGAAAAGACCCACGCGTGTCGCCCCGCCACCCACCTCATAGTCTTGACTTTACAATttacagataaatatatataaagggGAAAGTAAttataaaaaatagaaatagttttaatgcaacttaatatattttttatcacaTCTAAACTATTATTAAGTTATAAGGCAGCGAGATTAACCTATAATCAAAGGTAACACAAATCGTATAACAGCACCGAATAAAGTCATCATGGAATAAAGAGATTaactgcttgctttcagtgaatgagaacattcttgtttacattcagaggctataATGTCCATGAtcgaatacttctcacagcttagagtttgctacaatgtatccagtctagacaatcttctgtgagctaaacagtctggactccagactgatacattttacctgcactgatacattgtaacaaactctcaggaCAAGAGAGAAATTTGTGATGCTGATCTTTTTATttaacagaggattgtctagactggatccaTTGTAACAACCCCTCCATATGCTGCTGTATAGAACTATTCTCACCAGAATACAATGCCGTATGGAGAGACTAAATACGGAACAGTGGGCACTTCTATAGCTGTAGTATAGGCTCCGCTGCACCTGTACAGGAGGCTTGAATTcactcaggagaaagtcattttataTTACATAGAAAATATAACAAAGTTTGGGCTGAGGAGAGGAGATGTTACCACCTACCTGAATATATCTGAGTCAATCTAACCATCTGGAGACGAGCGCCCACTAGACAGTATTTGTACTGGAGTCTACTGGACAGTAAGAGCTTTAGAAGGTTATGCCATGGGCTACCACCGAAGAGGACAACCACCCACATCCAGCAATCCATTGATATTTGGGTCTTACCCCTCCCGGCTATTAAGGACAACACTTACCTTGATGTTTCTGGTCTAAAGTTGACTTCTACTAAATCGAGACTATGGAAACGGAGATGAATTCTTATATATATAGCAGGACCGGGGATGAAGCTGCTTCCATAAATGGTATTGAATTTCTTCCTAACACCTTTTATTGTGGTCAGAAAGTTCAAGTTTGCAGAAAAACACTTCACTTAACCAAGTCCTGATGGTCTCCTCCCTAGTTCTGTGTGACTTGAGTTATTTTGAgttattttcttggtttacgtgTGAAGATTCTGATGAAGTGTCAGATATGATAAGAATATTTCTTTAGAAAATGAGGTCTATTTTAGAAGAACACGACATATTGAGAGTTTCTGTTTAAATGGAATAACGTCTTTCTACTACACTGGACTTTGTTATCACATTGATGAATTTGTGGACATCACTGGGGACTTCACTATGATATTGTTTTTCTTGGATCTCCATGCATTGCTTTGCCAATTTTTCCTTGTATTCCAGACTCTTCATTCTGCCCTGCTCCTTCATTCGGCACATTTCTTTTTCAGTTTTGGACAATTCTTTCCACAGTTTCCCCTGTAgttttaatgttttgtttttatattcaACGATGTCCTTTATTTCCCGGGTGATTGACAAAGCATGTCCTTTAGTGTATTGGCACGTTACATTGCATTCATCCACCTCTATGTCAAGGTCACTAGCTGTGCTGGACATATCCAGAAGGCTTATACGATGGGGTCTGTTTTTCAAAAATGTGGCAATATTTTTTAGTAGATTCCTGATCAAAGCTGCCATATTTCTCCCATTTGTAATTGAAAAGTTCTGGAGTTGTTTGATCATGTCTTCAATATGATTGTCAACTTGCTTCTTAGTGATCAAGTAAAAAGTGACATCTCTACTCTGACATTCTGACAGGAACGTAAAATTTTCATCCGTgagatcatttaaaaaaataaaaactgctgacGACACTCGTGTCAAAAAGTTGAACTGTTTCATGTTGTTCGCAATGTCTCCGTGTAAATTCGTGACTGCAAAAGGTTCTGGAAAAGAGTTTGATGCACCAGGAAAAAACCAAGATATTTCGACTAAGCCACGTGAGAGCGTTTTCTGAACATTTCCACATTCCATTTCCTGATTCACAAAAAAGTCATAATGTGTTTGTCCGTGGTTCAGGACGCCATTAAGAACTTTGGATTTTGATAGACTGCAATCCCCCAGTCTCACAAAAGAGAAAACTGGCAAACTGATGTCCACTAAATTGTCTTCTCTAAAATCTCTGTCCTCCGGTAGAGCCTGCGGCTTCCATTGTTTCACAATGTCTCTCAAAGCCCATAGCAAAAAGGTGAATGTCTTTCCATCACCAACCGGGAGCAACAGAGGAACTGCAAATTGGCACTTGGACATCTTTGTCATTACATCCTGTTGTAAAAAGCTATCTGAGCAATGCAAGATGGCGCACACAACGTCCAAGGCGTGGATAGGAACTTGTACGGTGTCCTGATTTTCTGATTCCTCTAAAGACGTGTTTCTTGCTGATGGATTTAGGGCCATGATGTTCTGTAGAAAAACCCATGGGATATCTTTAACAGTTTTACATctaatttccttcactgtagctggcCCGATTTCTAGTATGTCACTAACTGTGAGTTTAGATGTTGTGTATTTTTCCAGTCCCAGCAGCTTCATTGTGTCTTCAAGTGTTTCTGAAATAAGAAAGTAAAGACATTAtagaatatatatagaaaatactATTATTTATTTCATGGGCCGCACAGGTGTATGGAATATAAAGCGATGAATGTAATCGGTCACCAGACCGGTCAAGTGACGTCTCCCTATAACTTATAAGAGAAAGTCTGTCTATGGCTCTAACAATATATAGATAAGCAAGATAATTGGTTCCCGTTGTGCGTATTTTAATCTTATACTGAATTCGGGAGAAAAACAAgcactttttgtttttctttttctgtattttcCTCTTTTCCCCTCTCTCCGATGTTGATTTGCTGAACTCTATTCCTTGTTTGATACAATATTTTGGACCTGTGTGTTCACTATCTGGTATTTGCTATTATTATTGTTTTCCACCCCCCTTTTTTCTCTCTGTACCCCTGATTACTATGCTCTTGAAttgtaaaataaagaatttacaaacaaaaacacaaactatataaaaaaaagttttactgtgtgatctgcagtctTGGAGCTTTCTAACTGGTCTAGAATTACCGTCACTGCCAAAAAGAAGAGGAAAGAGAATATTCTCCCCCAACTGCTTCTATAGTCGTCACTTCATAGGAAAGATGGCGGCCTGCTTACCTTTACGATGCTGAGGCTTCACACTCAATCTCTGGGGAGAATAGAAGGAACACAAAAATCTTAATGTAAAGAGAAACTCTCCGTACGGTTCTTTACTGACTTGATGCATCACCAGAATATATCACCAGAATATAACATGAATCAAACTTGCCACAtgcatagtcacatagttacatagttacatagtcacatagttacatagttacatagtcacatagttacatagttacatagtcacatagtcacacagtacatagtcacatagtcacatagttacatagtcacatagtcaaatagttacatagtcacatagttacatagtcactcagtcacatagtcacatagttacatagttacatagaacggttaaaaaaaagacacatgtccgtcaagtttaaccaagggaagggacaaatttctacacattgacataggagctgatttttgttcattctaggaaatgatcttttTTAAAGTCATCTATTGTTCCTGCtctgaccggcttctgaggtcggCTATTCCGCAGATTCACCACTCTTACAGTAAAGAGCCAGCTCCTGAGGTCGGCTATTCAACAGATTCACCGCTGTTACAGTAAAGACCCAGCTCCTGAGTCGGCTATTTCACAGATTCACCGCAGtttcagtaaagaaccagctcataaggtcggctattccacacattcaccgctcttacagtaaagaactggCTCCTgtggtcggctattccacagacTCATCGCTcctacagtaaagaaccagctcctgaggttggctattccacagattcaccgctcttacagtaaagaaccagctcctgaggtcggtCATTCCACAGACTTactactcttacagtaaaggaccGAGTCCTGAGGTCGGCCATGCCACAGATTCATCacgcttacagtaaagaaccatctcctgaggtcggctattccacagattcaccgctTTTACAGTATAGAACCATCTCCTgtggtcggctattccacagatttaccactcttacagtaaagaaccagctcctgaggtcggctattccacagattcaccgctcttacagtaaagaaccagctcctgaggtcggcTATTGCACAGATTCACCACCcgtacagtaaagaaccagctcttgagatcggctattccacagattcacaagagagggggctgtgtgacactatatacaagagggctgtgtggcactatatacaaagggggctgtgtggctctgtataaaaggggggctgtgtggcattatagacaagggaagggggcagtgtggcactatatacaaagaaggGGGGCTATCTActaagaaggggctgtgtggcactatctactagggggctgtgtgttgcaccatctactagggggctgtgtgtggcgcaatctacaggggtgctatgtgtggtgctatctacagggggctgtgtttggtgctatctacagggggcacaaataggcattattactgtgggggcacaaagggggcacggttactgatggggcactttaattgtgtcgagcactgagggatcattattactgtctgggACAGTGTGGATTATGAgtgtgtttagaggatggggtataggtggggagcgtGCTAAAAagggagaaaccaacatgtctttgTGTCAAATTCTGCGGAAACGAGTCgcggctggaataagtcatcacagtgatCTAGACCGGCTGGagcaaaaaaatggaaagtgagccactctaatcagagaagacgtcacctgtgagtaacAGAATatgaatgtgctgtaatcacataTATCTTctacagagctcctgtgtataactgtcaTCTACAACCATATGGTCaacacatggtggtaatattggtattTGTATAGTGGAATTAATTCAGTAacatgtggtattattcagtcactatgtggttatgctgtggcggtattattcagtaacagtatgggggtattattcagccactatgtggttatggtgtggcggtattattcagtaacagtatgggggtattattcagtcactatgtggttatggtgtggtggtattatgcagtaacagcataggggtattattcagtcactatgtggttatggtgtggtggtaatattcagtaacagtatggaggtattattcagtcactatgtggttatggtgtggtggtattattcagtaacagtatggggtattattcagtcactatgtggttatgatgtggaggtattattcagtaacagtaagggggtattattcagtcactatgtggttatggtgtggtggtattattcagtaacagtatgggggtattattcagtcactatgtggttatggtgtggaggtattattcagtaacagtatgggggtattattcagtcactatgtggttatggtgtgctggtattattcagtaacagtatgggggtattattcagtcactatgtggttatggtgtggtggtattattcagtaacagtatgggggtattattcagtcactatgtggttatggtgtggcagtattattcagtaacagtatggggatattattcagtcactatgtggttatgatgtggcggtattattcagtaacagtatgggggtattattcagtcactatgtggttatggtgtggaggtattattcagtaacagtatgggggtattattcagtcactatgtggttatggtgtggcagtattattcagtaacagtatggggatattattcagtcactatgtggttatgatgtggcggtattattcagtaacagtatgggggtattattctgtcactgtggttatgatgtgg
Protein-coding regions in this window:
- the LOC142656695 gene encoding up-regulator of cell proliferation-like, whose product is MHQVSKEPYGEFLFTLRFLCSFYSPQRLSVKPQHRKETLEDTMKLLGLEKYTTSKLTVSDILEIGPATVKEIRCKTVKDIPWVFLQNIMALNPSARNTSLEESENQDTVQVPIHALDVVCAILHCSDSFLQQDVMTKMSKCQFAVPLLLPVGDGKTFTFLLWALRDIVKQWKPQALPEDRDFREDNLVDISLPVFSFVRLGDCSLSKSKVLNGVLNHGQTHYDFFVNQEMECGNVQKTLSRGLVEISWFFPGASNSFPEPFAVTNLHGDIANNMKQFNFLTRVSSAVFIFLNDLTDENFTFLSECQSRDVTFYLITKKQVDNHIEDMIKQLQNFSITNGRNMAALIRNLLKNIATFLKNRPHRISLLDMSSTASDLDIEVDECNVTCQYTKGHALSITREIKDIVEYKNKTLKLQGKLWKELSKTEKEMCRMKEQGRMKSLEYKEKLAKQCMEIQEKQYHSEVPSDVHKFINVITKSSVVERRYSI